In the genome of Mucisphaera calidilacus, one region contains:
- the groL gene encoding chaperonin GroEL (60 kDa chaperone family; promotes refolding of misfolded polypeptides especially under stressful conditions; forms two stacked rings of heptamers to form a barrel-shaped 14mer; ends can be capped by GroES; misfolded proteins enter the barrel where they are refolded when GroES binds) → MSKKQMIYGAEAAVELRKGLEQLASAVKVTMGPTGRNVVMEKSFGGPKVTKDGVSVAKEVEVPEPFQNMGAKMVVEVAKKTSDKAGDGTTTATVLAEAIYKEGLRHVTAGANPIALQRGINAAAGVAGEAITAMATKCKGKDDLEKVATVSANHDTEIGSLIAEAIDKVGADGVVEVEEGKSAETTLDYVEGMQFDKGYLSPYFMTDPATQECVLEDALILIHEKKISNLPDLLPLLNKVAMAQKPLLIIAEDVENEALAALVVNRLRGVLKVAAVKAPGFGDRRKAMLQDIATLTSGTFLSEDLGQQLETLELDALGSAKRVVIGKDATTLIEGAGKKKDIEARIEQIRMQIDKTTSDYDREKLQERLAKLTGGVAIIRVGGATETAMKERKDRVDDALAATKAAADGGYVPGGGVALLRAAEAVEKARGKAKGDDKLGFDIVAEALEVPLRQIVANGGGDGFVVAEKVREGKGGFGYNAATDEFVDLVKAGIIDPALVPITALQNAASVAGLMLTTNVLVTELKDDDEPVVGAVA, encoded by the coding sequence ATGTCGAAGAAACAGATGATTTACGGAGCCGAGGCGGCCGTTGAGCTTCGCAAGGGGCTGGAGCAGCTGGCGTCGGCGGTGAAGGTGACGATGGGCCCGACGGGCCGCAACGTCGTGATGGAGAAATCCTTCGGCGGCCCGAAGGTGACCAAGGACGGCGTCTCGGTGGCCAAGGAGGTCGAGGTCCCCGAGCCGTTCCAGAACATGGGCGCCAAGATGGTCGTCGAGGTCGCCAAGAAGACCTCCGACAAGGCGGGCGACGGCACGACGACGGCAACGGTGCTGGCCGAAGCGATCTACAAAGAAGGCCTGCGTCACGTGACGGCCGGCGCGAACCCGATCGCTCTGCAGCGTGGCATCAACGCCGCCGCCGGGGTGGCCGGAGAGGCCATCACCGCGATGGCCACCAAGTGCAAGGGCAAGGACGACCTCGAAAAGGTCGCCACTGTCTCGGCCAACCATGACACGGAGATCGGCTCGCTGATCGCCGAGGCGATCGACAAGGTCGGTGCCGACGGCGTCGTGGAAGTCGAAGAGGGCAAGTCGGCGGAGACCACACTCGATTACGTCGAGGGCATGCAGTTCGACAAGGGCTACCTGTCGCCTTACTTCATGACCGACCCCGCGACACAGGAGTGCGTGCTGGAAGACGCCCTGATCCTGATCCACGAGAAGAAGATCAGCAACCTCCCGGACCTGCTGCCGCTGCTCAACAAGGTGGCGATGGCGCAGAAGCCGCTGCTGATCATCGCCGAGGACGTCGAGAACGAGGCGCTGGCGGCGCTGGTCGTCAACCGCCTGCGTGGCGTGCTGAAGGTCGCTGCCGTCAAGGCTCCCGGTTTTGGTGATCGTCGCAAGGCGATGCTGCAGGACATCGCGACGCTGACGTCGGGCACATTCCTCAGCGAGGACCTTGGCCAGCAGCTCGAGACGCTCGAGTTGGACGCGTTGGGCTCGGCGAAGCGCGTCGTGATCGGCAAGGACGCCACGACCCTCATCGAGGGCGCCGGCAAAAAGAAGGATATCGAGGCACGGATCGAGCAGATCCGCATGCAGATCGACAAGACGACCAGCGACTACGACCGCGAGAAGCTGCAGGAGCGTCTGGCCAAGCTGACCGGCGGCGTGGCGATCATCCGCGTCGGCGGCGCGACCGAGACGGCGATGAAGGAACGCAAAGACCGTGTGGACGACGCCCTGGCGGCGACCAAGGCGGCGGCCGACGGCGGGTACGTGCCCGGCGGCGGCGTGGCGTTGCTGCGTGCGGCCGAGGCGGTCGAGAAGGCCCGCGGCAAGGCCAAGGGCGACGACAAGCTCGGCTTCGACATCGTGGCCGAAGCGCTCGAAGTCCCCCTGCGTCAGATCGTGGCCAACGGCGGCGGCGACGGGTTCGTCGTGGCCGAGAAGGTCCGCGAGGGCAAGGGCGGCTTCGGCTACAACGCGGCAACAGACGAGTTTGTCGACCTCGTGAAGGCCGGCATCATCGATCCGGCGCTGGTCCCGATCACGGCGTTGCAGAACGCAGCGTCGGTGGCGGGCCTCATGCTGACGACCAACGTGCTCGTGACCGAGTTGAAGGACGATGACGAGCCGGTGGTCGGCGCGGTTGCCTGA
- a CDS encoding co-chaperone GroES, which yields MATATKSKLKTKVTPIDDRVLVEPVLAEEKTASGIFLPESAKEKPVSGIVLAVGAGKLKDDGTREPLAVKVGDKVLYGKYGGTEVELEGTEYKIMRESELLGVVEG from the coding sequence ATGGCAACTGCAACCAAGAGCAAGCTGAAGACCAAGGTGACCCCGATCGATGACCGCGTGCTGGTTGAGCCGGTGCTCGCCGAAGAGAAGACCGCGAGCGGCATCTTCCTGCCGGAGTCGGCGAAGGAGAAGCCGGTGTCCGGCATCGTGCTGGCCGTCGGCGCGGGCAAGCTCAAGGACGACGGGACGCGTGAGCCGCTGGCCGTGAAGGTCGGCGACAAGGTCCTCTACGGCAAGTATGGCGGCACCGAGGTTGAACTCGAGGGCACCGAGTACAAGATCATGCGTGAGAGTGAACTCCTGGGTGTGGTCGAGGGCTGA